In one Bacillus thuringiensis genomic region, the following are encoded:
- the hblB gene encoding hemolytic enterotoxin HBL binding subunit HblB produces the protein MIKKIPYKLLAVSTLLTITTANVVSPVTTFASEIEQTNNEDTALSANEARMKETLQKAGLFAKSMNAYSYMLIKNPDVNFEGITINGYVDLPGRIVQDQKNARAHAVTWDTKVKKQLLDTLNGIVEYDTTFDNYYETMVEAINTGDGETLKEGITDLRGEIQQNQKYAQQLIEELTKLRDSIGHDVRAFGSNKELLQSILKNQGADVDADQKRLEEVLGSVNYYKQLESDGFNVMKGAILGLPIIGGIIVGVARDNLGKLEPLLAELRQTVDYKVTLNRVVGVAYSNINEMHKALDDAINALTYMSTQWHDLDSQYSGVLGHIENAAQKADQNKFKFLKPNLNAAKDSWKTLRTDAVTLKEGIKELKVETVTPQK, from the coding sequence ATGATAAAAAAAATCCCTTACAAATTACTCGCTGTATCGACGCTATTAACTATTACAACCGCAAATGTAGTTTCACCAGTAACAACTTTTGCAAGTGAAATTGAACAAACGAACAATGAAGATACGGCTCTTTCTGCAAATGAAGCGAGAATGAAAGAGACCTTGCAAAAGGCTGGATTATTTGCAAAATCTATGAATGCCTATTCTTATATGTTAATTAAAAATCCGGATGTGAATTTTGAGGGAATTACCATTAATGGATATGTAGATTTACCTGGTAGAATCGTGCAAGATCAAAAGAATGCAAGGGCACATGCTGTTACTTGGGATACGAAAGTAAAAAAACAGCTTTTAGATACATTGAATGGTATTGTTGAATACGATACAACATTTGACAATTATTATGAAACAATGGTAGAGGCGATTAATACAGGGGATGGAGAAACTTTAAAAGAAGGGATTACAGATTTGCGAGGTGAAATTCAACAAAATCAAAAGTATGCACAACAACTAATAGAAGAATTAACTAAATTAAGAGACTCTATTGGACACGATGTTAGAGCATTTGGAAGTAATAAAGAGCTCTTGCAGTCAATTTTAAAAAATCAAGGTGCAGATGTTGATGCCGATCAAAAGCGTCTAGAAGAAGTATTAGGATCAGTAAACTATTATAAACAATTAGAATCTGATGGGTTTAATGTAATGAAGGGTGCTATTTTGGGTCTACCAATAATTGGCGGTATTATAGTGGGAGTAGCAAGGGATAATTTAGGTAAGTTAGAGCCTTTATTAGCAGAATTACGTCAGACCGTGGATTATAAAGTAACCTTAAATCGTGTAGTTGGAGTTGCTTACAGTAATATTAATGAAATGCACAAGGCGCTTGATGATGCTATTAACGCTCTTACTTATATGTCCACGCAGTGGCATGATTTAGATTCTCAATATTCGGGCGTTCTAGGGCATATTGAGAATGCAGCTCAAAAAGCCGATCAAAATAAATTTAAATTCTTAAAACCTAATTTAAATGCAGCGAAAGACAGTTGGAAAACATTACGAACAGATGCAGTTACATTAAAAGAAGGAATAAAGGAATTAAAAGTGGAAACTGTTACTCCACAAAAATAG
- the hblA gene encoding hemolytic enterotoxin HBL binding subunit HblA, with amino-acid sequence MMKKIPNKLLAVSAFLTITTTYAVIPLETFAIEIEQTNTENMSLSANEEQMKKALQDAGLFAKAMNEYSYLLINNPDVSFEGITINGNADLPSKIVQDQKNARAHAVTWNTQVKKHLFDTLTGIIEYDTKFENHYETLVEAINTGNGDTLKKGITDLQGGIQQNQKSAKALIEELIQLKNAIGEDVRTFGSHKETLQSILKNQGADVEADQKRLEDLLGQVKYQKDIESKGLDMVKIPFIPTLIAGGIMIGDARGKLGWLEPELAKLRQTVDYKITLNRVVGVAFHNISDMHSMLDSAITALTYMSTQWEDLDSQYSGVLGHISKADQKADQNKYKFLTPSLNAAKNSWKTLKTDVVTLQEGIKIAEKKEQDFLNQLRPSNVFYFYKKIHNAYTFEIKTGTNAPNASYKVMNLTKNTVHNMWSGGANTNMWADWLSFNPNDEFAVVAVVDGKEYVVYKDKVQNIMN; translated from the coding sequence ATGATGAAAAAAATCCCTAATAAACTACTCGCTGTATCAGCGTTTTTAACTATAACAACTACTTATGCAGTCATACCACTAGAAACTTTTGCAATTGAAATTGAACAAACGAACACTGAAAATATGTCTCTTTCAGCAAATGAAGAACAGATGAAAAAAGCTTTGCAAGATGCTGGTTTATTTGCAAAAGCTATGAATGAATATTCTTATTTGCTAATTAATAATCCAGATGTGAGTTTTGAAGGAATAACTATTAATGGAAATGCAGATTTACCTAGTAAAATTGTACAAGATCAAAAGAATGCAAGAGCACATGCTGTGACATGGAATACACAAGTAAAAAAACATCTTTTTGATACATTGACAGGCATTATAGAATACGATACAAAATTTGAAAATCATTATGAAACATTAGTAGAGGCGATCAATACTGGAAATGGAGATACTTTAAAAAAAGGGATTACAGATTTACAAGGAGGAATTCAACAAAATCAAAAGTCTGCAAAAGCATTAATAGAAGAATTAATTCAATTAAAAAATGCTATTGGAGAAGATGTTAGAACATTTGGAAGTCATAAAGAGACATTGCAATCGATTTTAAAAAACCAAGGTGCTGATGTGGAGGCTGACCAAAAGCGTCTAGAGGACCTTTTAGGACAAGTAAAATATCAGAAAGACATAGAATCTAAGGGATTAGACATGGTGAAAATCCCCTTTATTCCAACCTTGATTGCTGGTGGCATAATGATAGGTGATGCAAGAGGTAAGTTAGGTTGGCTAGAACCTGAATTAGCAAAATTGCGTCAGACTGTAGATTATAAAATAACATTGAATCGTGTAGTTGGAGTTGCGTTTCATAATATTAGTGATATGCATAGTATGCTTGATAGTGCTATCACTGCTCTTACTTATATGTCTACGCAATGGGAGGATTTAGATTCTCAATATTCGGGTGTACTGGGACATATTAGTAAAGCTGATCAAAAGGCTGATCAAAATAAATATAAATTCTTAACCCCTAGCTTGAATGCAGCGAAAAACAGTTGGAAAACATTAAAAACAGATGTTGTCACTTTGCAAGAAGGGATAAAAATTGCAGAGAAAAAAGAACAGGATTTTTTGAATCAGCTTCGTCCATCAAACGTTTTCTACTTTTATAAAAAAATTCATAACGCATACACTTTTGAAATAAAGACTGGAACAAATGCGCCAAATGCGTCTTATAAAGTTATGAATTTAACTAAAAACACTGTTCATAATATGTGGAGTGGAGGGGCTAATACTAACATGTGGGCTGATTGGCTTTCATTCAATCCAAATGATGAATTTGCGGTAGTAGCAGTAGTGGATGGTAAGGAATATGTTGTGTATAAAGACAAAGTACAAAATATAATGAACTGA
- a CDS encoding PAS domain S-box protein — protein sequence MIIKDYFINLSIFSLLVSAAIFIQVFTINSSRYFEKLYGGIIAVTLMFFSFPYMGFSYDLRVVPLILSFIYFGRIAGWITLISIIVMRIFYTGGYWEPPVIAYLGMGILFSTFKTYFKKLRPFKSASLYFSVFIGIKWLVGVLFNTTLLYTGGLLYIALGLLIGLFLMEAYQRLYYLTQDLSKMNRELKKSKQELADTVHELQGGIFKFKKVDKHFIHTLCDGQFYYQNGFYSEQVVGKSLRTIDASIVPPHLVPQLMKYYLQAWEGKEIIFELPWPNDKTIILIALRPIKRNGQVIEVVGSTVDITERKKVESELSATKELLESFIKHNLDAITISDREGHILQANKAYEKIFGWSSQEIIGKRLPCVPDFLMEESLKNIQKILTGESVVTKLETVRQRSDGSLLDVSLTVSPILDVRGNVIALSAICRDISERKQAERERHRLHRQLRDSEMKYRALIEQATDAVYVVELNEDNAPSRFIEVNPVGCRRFGYSREELLSLSFSNIVPQDSQMIVRLLEKIKKGQTSFTLQDEYVFPTGKVITTEFSVRVFNLNGKKVFLSISRDITERLKTEELLRKSEKLAVVGQLATAMAHEINNPLTAMKGFMQLLKSTENENNQGYINIVSSEIERIESITTEFMAVAKPQVVKIQHNDISVLMDQVLMLLQPQAMMHNIKFRIDLNPGIPLISCEGNQLKQVFVNILKNAIESMPMGGEILIQLNILDNNQVSIRFIDEGCGIPKERIPYLGEPFYSIKEEGIGLGLMICYKIIETHQGKIFIESEMNKGTIVEVTLPICTLQN from the coding sequence ATGATTATTAAAGATTATTTCATCAACCTTTCTATTTTTTCTTTATTAGTTAGCGCAGCAATATTTATTCAAGTGTTTACAATTAATTCTAGTCGATATTTCGAAAAGCTCTATGGAGGGATTATTGCAGTTACGTTAATGTTCTTTTCTTTTCCATACATGGGATTTTCCTACGATCTTCGAGTTGTTCCTCTTATTCTATCTTTTATTTACTTTGGTCGTATTGCTGGTTGGATTACGTTAATTAGCATAATTGTAATGCGTATCTTTTACACTGGAGGGTATTGGGAACCTCCTGTGATTGCTTATTTAGGTATGGGGATTCTATTTTCTACCTTTAAAACTTATTTTAAAAAACTACGTCCTTTTAAAAGTGCATCGTTATATTTTTCTGTTTTTATTGGAATAAAGTGGTTAGTTGGCGTATTATTTAATACTACATTACTTTACACAGGAGGCCTATTATATATAGCGTTGGGACTTTTAATTGGGCTATTCCTTATGGAAGCCTACCAGAGATTGTATTATTTAACACAGGACTTATCTAAAATGAATCGAGAATTAAAAAAATCGAAGCAAGAACTTGCAGATACCGTACATGAGCTTCAAGGAGGAATTTTTAAATTTAAAAAAGTGGATAAGCACTTTATACACACTTTATGTGATGGACAGTTTTATTATCAAAACGGATTTTATTCTGAACAGGTGGTAGGAAAAAGCTTACGTACTATTGATGCTTCTATTGTTCCTCCACATTTAGTTCCACAATTGATGAAGTACTATCTTCAGGCATGGGAAGGAAAAGAAATTATATTTGAATTACCTTGGCCAAATGATAAAACTATTATTCTTATTGCGCTTAGGCCAATTAAACGAAATGGACAAGTTATTGAAGTTGTTGGTTCTACAGTTGATATAACCGAAAGGAAAAAGGTAGAATCAGAATTAAGCGCTACCAAAGAATTATTGGAATCATTTATAAAGCACAATCTAGATGCTATTACCATTTCTGATCGAGAAGGGCATATTTTACAAGCCAATAAAGCTTATGAAAAGATATTTGGGTGGTCATCACAAGAAATCATAGGTAAGAGATTACCTTGTGTACCAGATTTTTTAATGGAAGAATCGCTCAAAAATATTCAGAAAATTCTAACAGGTGAATCTGTGGTTACTAAATTAGAAACTGTTAGACAAAGGAGCGATGGGAGTCTTCTTGATGTTAGTCTGACAGTTTCTCCTATACTAGATGTAAGAGGAAATGTGATAGCTTTATCAGCAATATGTAGAGACATCTCTGAAAGAAAACAAGCAGAAAGAGAACGGCATCGATTACACCGGCAATTAAGAGATAGTGAAATGAAGTACCGTGCACTAATCGAACAAGCAACTGATGCGGTATATGTAGTAGAGCTGAATGAAGATAATGCTCCAAGTCGATTTATTGAGGTGAACCCTGTTGGGTGTAGAAGATTTGGATATAGTAGAGAAGAGTTGCTCTCATTATCATTTTCAAATATAGTACCACAAGATTCTCAAATGATCGTAAGGCTATTAGAAAAAATTAAAAAGGGACAAACTTCCTTCACTTTGCAAGATGAATATGTTTTTCCAACAGGAAAAGTAATAACAACTGAGTTTAGTGTTCGTGTTTTTAACTTAAATGGTAAAAAGGTTTTCCTAAGTATTTCTCGTGATATCACTGAACGGCTAAAAACAGAAGAATTATTACGAAAATCTGAAAAACTTGCTGTTGTAGGACAATTAGCGACTGCAATGGCTCATGAGATTAATAATCCATTAACTGCAATGAAAGGGTTCATGCAATTACTAAAATCAACAGAAAATGAGAATAATCAGGGTTATATTAATATAGTATCATCAGAGATTGAGCGTATAGAGAGCATTACAACTGAATTTATGGCGGTAGCCAAACCACAGGTGGTAAAAATACAACATAATGACATTAGTGTGCTAATGGATCAAGTTTTAATGCTACTACAACCTCAAGCAATGATGCATAATATAAAATTTAGAATCGATCTTAACCCTGGTATTCCATTGATTTCATGTGAAGGAAATCAATTAAAACAAGTATTTGTTAATATATTAAAAAATGCAATTGAATCTATGCCGATGGGAGGAGAAATTCTCATTCAATTAAATATACTTGATAATAATCAAGTAAGCATTCGTTTTATCGACGAAGGGTGTGGGATTCCAAAAGAACGTATACCATACCTCGGAGAACCTTTTTATAGTATTAAAGAAGAGGGGATTGGCTTAGGGTTAATGATCTGTTATAAAATCATTGAAACACATCAGGGAAAGATATTTATTGAGAGTGAAATGAATAAGGGGACTATAGTTGAAGTCACTCTCCCTATTTGTACACTTCAAAATTAA
- a CDS encoding spore germination protein — translation MKPHEKVPVHSIKSLQELMQLLKKSKDFITLEIASNKSSIVISYFRTLIDVNIFHEEVLTYIKEKSFDSLQDIRSVLPFENSKITNQMEDIQDSILNGYILIQFDTDKLNGLLINVAKKEKRDITKAEIEYNIVGPQIAFVEDLDVNLNLVRRKLPTPYLQMKELKVGALSNTTVAIVYIEGIVNDQNLQEIIKRVSLIKTDHVLDSTYLIQLIADNPNSIFPQFLNTERPDRVAAVLAEGKIALFVDGSPYAITLPTTLIDFFSTTEDYTMPWIMASFFRLLRIFAFIFSVLTTPLYVSILTYHYELIPKELLETLIISRSKVPFPPVIEALFLEITIELLREAGTRLPTKVGLTVGIVGGIVIGQASVEASLTSNVLIIIVALSALSSFTAPIYRIGNTIRVIRFPFIIAAHLLGLLGIVLTSSLLLARLLRTESLRRPYLFPFYPTRPTDWKDSIIRLPISAMFRRPIFSRSKQRFRFNPEEVEKNKIKSRNDFDD, via the coding sequence TTGAAACCACATGAAAAAGTACCTGTTCACTCTATAAAATCTTTGCAGGAATTAATGCAATTACTAAAAAAATCTAAAGATTTTATAACGTTGGAGATCGCTTCAAACAAATCCTCTATAGTCATTTCATATTTTAGAACCTTAATCGATGTAAATATATTTCATGAAGAGGTTTTAACTTATATAAAAGAGAAGAGCTTCGATTCATTACAAGATATTCGGTCTGTCTTACCCTTTGAAAATTCAAAAATAACAAATCAAATGGAAGATATTCAGGATAGTATTTTAAACGGCTATATACTTATTCAGTTCGATACAGATAAATTAAATGGCTTGTTAATTAATGTGGCAAAGAAAGAAAAAAGAGATATTACAAAAGCTGAAATTGAATACAATATTGTGGGTCCACAAATCGCGTTTGTTGAAGATTTAGATGTAAACTTAAATTTAGTACGTAGAAAGCTTCCAACACCTTATTTACAAATGAAGGAATTGAAAGTAGGCGCGCTATCTAACACAACCGTTGCGATTGTATATATTGAGGGAATTGTAAATGATCAAAATCTACAAGAAATTATAAAACGGGTGAGTCTAATAAAAACAGACCACGTTTTGGATAGCACGTATTTGATTCAGTTAATTGCAGACAACCCGAATTCTATATTCCCTCAATTTTTGAATACAGAACGTCCGGACCGTGTGGCAGCTGTATTAGCAGAAGGGAAAATTGCACTTTTTGTAGATGGCTCGCCTTATGCTATCACTCTTCCAACAACATTAATTGACTTTTTTTCTACGACAGAAGATTACACCATGCCTTGGATTATGGCCTCATTTTTTCGACTGTTAAGGATTTTTGCTTTTATCTTTTCTGTTTTAACGACTCCATTATATGTTTCGATCTTAACATATCATTATGAGCTAATTCCAAAAGAACTTCTTGAAACGTTGATTATATCGAGAAGTAAAGTACCTTTTCCTCCAGTCATTGAAGCACTTTTTTTAGAAATAACGATTGAATTACTGAGAGAAGCGGGGACACGTTTACCAACTAAAGTGGGTCTAACTGTCGGTATAGTAGGGGGTATTGTTATTGGACAAGCATCGGTAGAGGCAAGTCTTACAAGTAACGTACTTATTATCATTGTTGCACTTTCAGCTCTTAGTTCATTTACAGCACCAATATATCGAATTGGTAATACAATTCGAGTAATTCGTTTTCCTTTTATAATAGCTGCACACCTGTTGGGCTTATTAGGAATTGTTTTAACAAGTTCTTTACTTTTAGCACGCTTATTACGTACAGAATCATTAAGACGTCCTTATTTGTTTCCTTTTTATCCTACACGCCCTACAGATTGGAAAGACAGCATTATCCGTTTGCCAATCTCAGCGATGTTCCGACGCCCAATTTTTTCAAGATCTAAACAGCGTTTTCGTTTTAATCCAGAAGAGGTAGAGAAAAATAAAATCAAATCACGAAATGATTTTGATGATTGA
- a CDS encoding GerAB/ArcD/ProY family transporter, translated as MKQVPIEYQVSPYMVFFLIITIQMGVGMLGFERISAKLVGNDAWISTLLFGISVNLMIWIIYQILNQGNGDIIAINQDVLGKWIGGLFNFIFLSYIVLLGATTLHTYIEVVHVWMFPSISSWVIAGAFLGLCYYIVTGGFRVVAGIGFFGIVIPSILIFTFFYPLQYADFRNLFPIAQHSFLEIMKGMKGNMFSFFGFEMLLLYYPFIKKARKSQKYAHYANLVTTIVYTYLMILTLAFFSEKQLASAIWAYLSMIKIIQFPFIERFEYIIVSVWAFFILPNVSFTLWGVSRGIKEALGIKQKYVLPVIIVFIFVLSFFLNNRNKINLLNTWTGQIGFIYIYVYLPVLWLIQTAKIKLRR; from the coding sequence ATGAAACAGGTCCCAATTGAGTATCAAGTCTCTCCATATATGGTGTTTTTTTTAATTATTACTATACAGATGGGGGTTGGTATGCTTGGTTTTGAAAGGATTAGTGCAAAATTAGTTGGAAATGATGCGTGGATTAGTACGCTACTTTTTGGAATATCTGTTAATCTTATGATTTGGATCATATATCAGATTTTAAATCAGGGTAATGGAGACATCATTGCAATCAATCAAGACGTACTTGGAAAATGGATTGGTGGATTGTTCAACTTCATTTTTTTATCCTATATTGTATTGTTAGGTGCAACAACACTACATACTTATATCGAAGTAGTACATGTTTGGATGTTTCCTTCCATTTCATCTTGGGTTATAGCTGGGGCTTTTTTAGGCTTATGTTATTACATTGTGACTGGAGGATTTCGTGTAGTTGCCGGAATTGGCTTCTTTGGAATCGTTATCCCAAGCATTCTAATCTTCACATTTTTTTATCCTTTGCAGTATGCAGATTTTCGAAATTTATTTCCAATTGCACAGCATTCATTCCTAGAAATTATGAAAGGAATGAAAGGAAATATGTTTAGTTTTTTTGGATTTGAAATGTTATTGTTGTACTACCCATTTATTAAAAAGGCAAGAAAGTCTCAAAAATATGCGCACTATGCAAATTTAGTAACGACTATTGTCTACACATACCTTATGATTTTAACTCTTGCGTTTTTTAGTGAAAAACAACTCGCGAGCGCGATATGGGCATATTTAAGTATGATTAAAATTATACAATTTCCCTTTATAGAGCGGTTTGAATACATTATTGTTTCTGTTTGGGCTTTTTTTATATTACCTAACGTTTCCTTTACATTGTGGGGAGTAAGTCGTGGTATAAAAGAGGCGCTGGGGATAAAGCAAAAATATGTTTTGCCAGTTATCATCGTATTCATCTTCGTTTTATCATTTTTCTTGAATAACCGTAATAAAATTAACTTATTAAATACTTGGACAGGTCAAATTGGCTTTATATATATATATGTATACTTACCTGTACTATGGCTAATTCAAACCGCCAAAATAAAGTTAAGGAGATAA
- a CDS encoding Ger(x)C family spore germination protein has product MKRWILFIIVSVFLIGCAKTKIVDDIDLVQVAAYDTEAEGKLKGTFAISAYKGGGEGETKIYSASGQTGREVLARASEKSSGPLELGQLRVIIFNEKIIEKGMQEILETLNRNPSVGNAIYLAITNVKGESLLKGNYSKEKEISSYLSSLLEQNMDNGTQPKTNFFMFLNQLNDDARDSYLPMISKKGNVLELNGIALFKRCKMVDKVNPKDLFVFKLLTDNFKQGTYQFKLPGSSNTYATIENIKARTKYKMEGNSKHPFVNAHIQVKAEIQEFTKTKNLDNPKEIKKLEKIMETEIEKKATTLIKRFIKKDTDPIGLRKLGRTHVRKWNSQEWEESYKHLRFRVTADVTVTQSGVTE; this is encoded by the coding sequence ATGAAGCGATGGATACTTTTCATTATAGTAAGTGTCTTCTTAATAGGTTGTGCTAAAACGAAAATTGTGGATGACATTGATTTAGTTCAAGTTGCGGCATATGATACTGAAGCAGAAGGTAAGCTAAAAGGAACCTTTGCGATTTCAGCTTATAAAGGAGGGGGGGAAGGTGAAACGAAAATCTATTCAGCATCAGGCCAGACTGGTAGAGAAGTTCTTGCAAGAGCATCCGAAAAATCTTCTGGACCTCTAGAGTTGGGTCAATTGCGTGTGATTATATTTAATGAAAAAATAATTGAAAAGGGAATGCAGGAAATTTTAGAGACTTTGAACCGAAATCCTAGTGTAGGAAATGCAATTTATTTAGCAATTACAAATGTAAAAGGGGAATCACTATTAAAGGGGAACTATTCTAAAGAAAAAGAAATTTCTTCCTATCTATCCTCTTTACTGGAGCAAAATATGGACAACGGAACGCAGCCAAAAACAAATTTTTTTATGTTTTTAAACCAACTTAATGATGATGCGAGAGATTCATATTTACCGATGATATCTAAAAAAGGTAACGTGTTGGAGTTAAATGGAATAGCACTTTTTAAAAGATGTAAAATGGTTGATAAAGTGAACCCTAAAGATTTATTTGTATTTAAATTGTTGACAGATAATTTTAAACAAGGTACATACCAATTCAAATTACCTGGTTCTTCAAATACTTACGCCACGATAGAGAATATAAAAGCTAGAACAAAATATAAGATGGAGGGGAATAGTAAGCATCCATTCGTAAATGCTCATATTCAAGTTAAAGCTGAAATTCAAGAATTTACAAAAACAAAAAATCTAGATAATCCTAAAGAAATAAAAAAATTAGAAAAAATTATGGAAACAGAAATAGAAAAAAAGGCAACTACATTGATAAAGAGATTTATTAAAAAAGACACAGATCCTATAGGACTTAGAAAGCTTGGTAGAACTCACGTAAGAAAATGGAACAGTCAAGAATGGGAAGAATCCTATAAACATTTACGTTTTCGTGTAACAGCTGATGTAACAGTAACCCAATCTGGTGTTACAGAATAA
- a CDS encoding helix-turn-helix domain-containing protein: protein MIINKAYNSRIYPNKTQATVIVILYGNIIKFERY from the coding sequence ATGATAATTAATAAAGCATATAACTCTCGTATCTATCCAAATAAAACACAAGCAACTGTAATTGTAATACTATATGGGAACATTATTAAATTTGAACGATATTAA
- a CDS encoding HD domain-containing protein produces the protein MNEQVKRDLQQTVMVNQEGTHGCGVQFVMKNIPFFSDMFQYDQGNPYHSLPLCQHTYMVYAHLTENYVGEDLFLLQSAAALHDTGKPFAVYLKSSKGTIRITVMNSTL, from the coding sequence ATGAACGAACAAGTAAAGCGGGACTTACAGCAAACTGTAATGGTGAACCAGGAGGGGACGCATGGGTGTGGTGTTCAATTTGTCATGAAGAACATCCCGTTCTTTTCTGATATGTTTCAATATGATCAAGGAAACCCCTATCATTCCTTACCATTATGTCAGCACACATATATGGTATACGCTCATTTAACAGAGAATTATGTAGGGGAAGATTTATTTCTTCTGCAAAGTGCTGCAGCACTCCATGATACAGGTAAACCGTTTGCTGTGTATTTAAAAAGCTCAAAGGGTACTATTCGTATTACGGTCATGAATAGTACCCTTTGA
- a CDS encoding lysozyme family protein — MKDTSKKQIIKVFLISILGLGTILGMLYFNHKTNIQQNKALATEKRVLQYESTLKKELEKYNLGEKTPILLGIMYQESRGEGNDPMQSSESLGLKPNEIQETSLSIKQGVKHFAKMYKYGTEKDVSMDTIIQSYNMGPGYIDFIASQEVKQHSEDSAKKFSKMKVDQNPAMYTCGGNKNNFRYPYCYGDFKYATKVNEKTKLIEELLQNVHSSSK, encoded by the coding sequence ATGAAGGATACAAGTAAAAAACAAATTATAAAAGTGTTCCTTATTAGTATTTTAGGTTTAGGAACAATACTTGGAATGCTATATTTTAATCATAAAACCAATATTCAACAAAATAAAGCGCTAGCCACCGAAAAACGTGTATTGCAATATGAGTCTACCTTAAAAAAAGAATTAGAAAAATATAATTTAGGAGAGAAAACACCAATTTTATTAGGAATTATGTATCAAGAGAGTAGAGGTGAGGGAAACGACCCTATGCAGTCATCCGAATCACTTGGATTAAAGCCAAATGAAATTCAAGAGACAAGCTTGAGCATTAAACAAGGGGTAAAGCACTTTGCTAAAATGTACAAGTATGGAACGGAAAAAGATGTTAGCATGGATACAATTATTCAAAGCTATAATATGGGGCCAGGGTATATTGATTTTATTGCTAGTCAAGAAGTTAAACAACACTCGGAGGATTCGGCCAAAAAATTTTCTAAGATGAAAGTTGATCAAAATCCAGCAATGTACACTTGTGGTGGAAATAAAAATAATTTTAGGTATCCATATTGTTATGGTGATTTCAAATATGCCACAAAGGTAAATGAAAAAACAAAACTTATTGAAGAACTTCTTCAAAATGTACATAGCTCTTCTAAATAA
- a CDS encoding GNAT family N-acetyltransferase, whose amino-acid sequence MFIKTERLLIRKFEFKDWQAVHEYTSDINVMKYIPEGVFTEENTRNFVNENIGENAKNFPVVLIDRDILIDHIVFHKYFGEHTYEIGWVFNSKYFNKGYASEAAQATLKYGFKEMKLHRIIATCQPQNIPSYRVMEKIGMRREGYFRKCIPHGNEWWDEYYYAILEEE is encoded by the coding sequence ATGTTTATAAAAACAGAAAGGTTATTGATACGAAAATTTGAGTTCAAAGATTGGCAAGCTGTTCATGAGTATACATCAGATATCAATGTTATGAAGTACATACCTGAAGGGGTTTTTACTGAAGAAAATACAAGAAACTTTGTGAATGAAAACATTGGTGAAAACGCTAAGAACTTTCCTGTAGTATTAATAGATAGGGATATTCTGATTGATCATATAGTTTTTCATAAATATTTTGGTGAGCATACTTATGAGATTGGTTGGGTGTTCAATTCAAAATACTTCAATAAAGGATATGCTTCTGAAGCAGCACAAGCTACACTGAAATATGGCTTTAAGGAAATGAAATTACATAGGATTATAGCTACATGTCAGCCACAAAATATTCCATCATATCGAGTGATGGAGAAGATTGGAATGAGAAGGGAAGGTTATTTTAGGAAGTGTATACCACATGGGAATGAATGGTGGGATGAATATTATTACGCTATTTTAGAAGAAGAGTAG
- a CDS encoding EndoU domain-containing protein, translated as MRRTKGNINSRETKNALSSFFPKDWDRVQILDSIKEAYDNKIQVDTVRYVGQTSH; from the coding sequence ATTAGAAGAACAAAAGGAAACATTAATTCAAGAGAAACAAAAAATGCGCTTTCTTCATTTTTCCCTAAGGATTGGGATAGAGTACAGATACTTGATTCTATCAAAGAAGCATACGATAATAAGATTCAAGTCGATACAGTTAGATATGTAGGACAAACATCTCACTGA